The genomic stretch CGCCACGTGCTGCCCTGGTTCGCGCCGAGTTCCTTTTTCAGGACGAGGTCGTTGAAGGTGAACGCTACGTCGTCGGCGGTCAGGGGCTTGCCGTCCGACCACTTCACGTTCTTGCGCAGGGTGAACGTCCACTTCAGGCCGTCAGCCGAGGCTTTCCACGACGTGGCGAGGTCGGGCACCGGCTTGAGATCCTTGTCCCAGCGGGTCAGGCCGGGGAACAGCAGTTCGTTGATCAGATTGGACTCGACGAAGGCGTTTGGGCTCCACGGGTTGAAGGTCGGGTCGGCCGTGGTCACGAAGGTGACCGTGCCGCTGGGGTCGGCCGTCTGGGCGCTGGCGGCGCCGGCCAGGGAGAGACTCAGGGCAATCAGGGTCAGCGTGCGGGTTCGTTTCATACCTGCCACCTCACTCCAGGGGGGACGACAAAGGACGGTTGTGACCGAGCTGCCGGGAGATGCGCTGCGCGGCGCCGCGGATCAGGTCGCCGAGTTCGGCCAGTCGGGGGGGACTCATGCGGGTCGCGGGGCCCCCCACACTGATCGCACCGATGGCCTGCCCGGCGGCATTGAAGATGGGAGACCCGACACCGCGCGCTTCCTCGTCGATGTCCAGGTCGCTGATGGCGTAGCCACGTCGGCGGGTTGCGTCGAGCTCCAGGCGGAGTGCAGCGGGATCAAGTTCGGTATGCGGGGTGAAACGCGGCATGGTCGGCAGCGCGCTCAGTACGGCGTCCTGCTGCTCGGCGGGCAGGAAGGCCAGCACCGCCTTGGGGCAGGCTCCGGCGTGCAGCGGGGTGCGGCGGCCGGGTTCGGTGACGAGCCGGACAGGGCGCAGGCCGTCGCGGTGATCCACGCAGGTGAGCTGGTCTCCGTCCAGCGTGAAGAGGTTGACGGTCTCACCGGTCGTCTGGGAGACCTCGTCCAGGTAGCTCTGCGCGGCGCTGACCAGGGTGGGTTGCGGCTGAGACGCGGCGGCGAGCTGGTCGACCAGGGTGGTCAGCACGAACCGGTCGTCCTCGTCCAGGCGGATGAACCCGACGTGTTGCAGGGTTCGCAGGCAGCGGAAGGCCTGGTTGCGATCCACGTCGAGCTGCTGGGCCATCTCGGAGGGGGTGTAGCGGTAGGGGGGGCGGCCGAACACCAGCAGGACTTCGAGTGTGAGGGCGGCGGACTGAATGAGGTAGCGCGGAACATCCCTGGTGGACTGGGTCACCGTGGCCTCCTGATTGATATTCTCAAACCGTTTGATAGATCGTAACGACCTTGATCTGTGTGTGCAAGGCCTGTCCGCCGCAGTGAGGGGTGAAGAGTAGACAAGTGAAGGTGCCGAGACTCCGTGGGGAGGTCAAGCGGGAGCCATGTGCAGACGGCTCGGTGTGGATGAATGCCGGTGCGCCCGAGCCCATCTGAGCGCCGCACTCACGAGCGCCCCTGGGATCGGGGTGCAGTTGGAGCACACGACGCCGAAGGCACGCCTCGCGATCTCGGATCGAGGTCAGGGCGCGGCAAAGAGGGCCGGGGATTGCCCCCGGCCCTCGTCCTGCGCAGATGCCTGCGCCCCCCCCTTGCTGTCCGGCTCGCTGAGCAGCGGCGGCCTGGCGATGGCCTCCTTCACCTCTCCGATCTGCACCTCCATGTAGAACGTGCGCGTGGCCGCGGCGCTGGCGTGGCCGAGGATTTTCGCCACCATGTCCATCGGCACCCCCTGCTGGGCGAGATGGGTGGCCGTGATCCCCCGCAGATCGTGGAGGCGCATCGGCCGCACTCCCGCCTGCGCACACAGCGTGTGGAACAGCCTGCGCAGGGAGTCGGGGCGCGGCGCCGTCACGGCGGGTGACCACGTCGTCGGCTCCCCGGTGATCGCCCCAGGGCACGCCCGCGCTTCCAGCGCAGGCTGCGGGTCTCGGCGCGCCGCAGGCCGGTCATCGCCATAGCGACCCACCCCCCACGATCATTCAGGCTGGTGTCCAGGAGCGGTTCAGACGCCAGAAGTCCTCCCGCAACAGACCCTGGTCGTACAGACCCGTGACGGTGTCGAGGAGCGTCGTCTCGGCGGGTCGCGGCCGGAAGTCCAGCTCCCGCTTTGCCCGGTCATTGTGGATGGTGAGCGGCAGCGGGACGTCGCCGGGCACCTCCGTGGTCGCGATCCGGGTGCCCAGTGGGCCGAGCCGGGCGCGCAGGAGCAGGGCGATGTCCAGGTACGTCAGGGTGGGCCCGTCGGCCAGCGTGAGTTAGCTCCGACCGGCCGCCAGGGGCGTCATCATCGCTGTGATGTGTAGCCCGGCGACGTCTCGCACATCGGCCACGCCGAAGCGCTGGCGGGGCAGCGCCTTCAGGCTGCCGTCAAGGAGTGGAGGGATGACCGCAACTCCGCCGTCAGGGGCGGGCCGGCGATGAATGTGGGGTTGAGGACGACGAGTTCCATGTCCCCCCCCTCGCGCGCCATGAAGTCCCACGCGGCCCTCTCGGCCATGGTCTTGGACAGCGGGTACAGGGGCAGGCCCGGGGTGGCGGGATCCGTCCAGTCGTCCTCGGTGTACTCCCGGACAGGCTTGGGGGAGTACCCGACTGCCGCGAAGGACGACGTGAAGACGACCCGGCGCGACCCGGCGTCGCGCGCGGCGCGCAGCACGTACAGGGCGCTGTCGCGGGCCGGGTCGACAATCTGCTCGGACGTGCCGCCGTGCTGCATCGGCGACGCGAGGTGGTAGACCTCCTGCGTTCCCGCGAAGGCCTGGGCGAGTCCGGTGCCGCCCGCCACGTCCGCCACAACAAGTTCGAGACCGGTATCGTCGGTGTCGCGGCGGCGCAGCGCGTCGCGGAGGAGGGCTGCGCTGTCCAGCGTCCGGATCACGGCGCGCACATCGGTTCCCCCGCGCAGCAGGCCATCGATGACCCACGCGCCGAGGTAGCCATTCCCTCCCGTCATCAGAACCCGGCTCATCGGGCCACCGGGGCCAGGCGGGGCAGCAGGTCGTGAATGTGCGCCTGGACGCGTGCCTCCGCTGCGTCGTCACCGCGCTCACGGGCGTCCCACAGGGCGGCCTTCTGCTGCAGGTAGTCCATGTGAATCCCGAGGGTCACGATCTCGGCCTTGATGCGCTGGGCGTGCCTGAGCAACAGGTCGCGCTGTTCGCCCGCGCTGGCATGGCCCCGGGCACGGTTGGCCTGGTAGGTGCGCATGTCCTCGATGCCGACGCCCATGGCGCGCAGGCAGGCCAGCATCTGCAGCGTCTCGACGTCCTGCTCGTGGTAGCGGCGGTGCCCACTGCGCCCCTCACGCTCGACCGGGCCGATCAGGCCAACCTCCTCGTAGTAGCGCAGGGTCGGCTCGCTCAGTCCGCAGCGGCGGGACACGTCCTGAATGCTCAGTATCGACGTCATGTCCCCATCACACCAGACCTCAAGCGCTTGAAGTCAAGGGGCAGCGTCCACAGTCCCCACCCGCACCACAGGGGTGACCTCGGGTGCAGTGGCATGATGACCAGCCCCGGCGCTCCGCCCGGCGCGAGGCGGGGCCACGTCCAGCGTGACCCTCCTCTGGCGGAGATCGGATCGTCAGGTTCAGAACGCGCTTCTACCGCTCAGCTCACGACCTCCGGGCTCAACTCCTGAGGCGGCGCAGCCTGCACCTTCAGCGCACGGCGCAGCGCCGTCATGCGGGTGTCCACGATGCGCCGGCTCAGGGCCGCGTCCGGGGCGAGGTGCTCGGAGGCGTGGAACGCCCCCGGATACACGTGCAGCTCGGCCGGCACGCCCGCAGCCATCAGGCGCTGGGCGAAGGCGATGTCCTCGTCGCGGAAGAGGTCGAGTTCGCCGACATCGATGAAGACCGGGGGCAGCCCGTGGAGCGACGTCGCGTGGACAGGTGCCGCGTAGGGATCAGCCTCCTGTCCGGCCAGGTACCACCCCCACGCCTCGATGTTCTTGCCACGATCCCAGATCGGGCCGAGGTTCTCGAACTCGCGCGAGGACGGCGTGTCGTGGCGGGGATCGATCATCGGGTAGAGCGCCATGACAAGGGCCAGCGTGGGGCCGCCGTGGTCGCGTGCCCTCAGCGCCGTGCCGAGGGCAAGGCCGCCACCGGCACTGCCGCCGTACACCGCGAGCCGCTGCGGATCGGCACCGAGGTCGGCAGCGTGGGCCGCCAGCCAGCACAGCGCACCGTAGCAGTCCGTGACCGGGGCAGGATGCGGGTGTTCCGGGGCCAGGCGGTAGCCGACCGAGACCACCACCGCCTCCAGGGCGGCGCACAGGGCGGTGGCCTGGGGATGTTCGCTCGCGAGGCTGCCGCCCCACATGCCGCCGCCGTGGATGACGAGCACTGCTGGATGGGGGCCGGATCCCGCAGACGGGCGGTAGACGCGCACTGGAATGTCCGGGTGGCCGGGCTGTCCCGGAATCATGCGGTCGATCCACTGCACGGCCGGGTGTGGGGGGGCTGGGGGCATCGCGGCGAGCATGGCCTCACCGGCCGCGCGGCGCACGGCGGGGTCGGGAGCCCACAGATCGTCGGGCATCAGGGTGGTGACGGCGGCGAGTGCCGCGCGGCTGTCAGGGTCGATCCGGGTGTAAAAGGTCATGCAGGGACGTCCTCGGTGGTCGCGCGGGCGACTCAGATGGTCTGGAAGGGATCGCCGCTCGGCAGGTGTGTGATGGTCACGCCGGGCAGCTGCGGGCGCAGCCACTCGGCGAGGTAGGCCATCCCGCCCTCCTCGCTGGTGGCGTGGCCGACGACGAGCATGCCCTTGGGCCGGCCGAAGTACGCGGCGTCCCGGAGGTACTCGCAGGTCTCCCACTCGCGGGTCTCGCCGCACAGCACGACGTCCACGTCGTCGCGCTGTAGCGTGGCGATGGTCATCTTGCCGGGCAGCGCCCCGACTGTGAGGGCCACGCGCCGAACCGGCAGCTCCGCCGGGCCGACATACCGGATCTGGGCCGCTCCGAGCCCACTGCGGACGTCCTCGGCCAGCTGGGAGAGGGTTGTGGCGGGAATGGTGGCGACGCTGCTGGACGCGCCCGCGAGTTCCGCGTTCCAGTCCTGGCCGCGCGTCATCGACCACGCCCGGATTGCCTCGCGGGTATCGATGGACGGGTCGTCGAGTGGCCAGCCCAGTTGCCGGGCCACCCCAGTCTGGATGCCGTCCGGGGTCATCAGGTGCCAGTAGTCGTGGAAGCGCCAGATGGCCATGCCCAGCGACTCGACGAGGGCCCGCTTGGCGTCGTAGATGGGGTCGCCATCCAGCCACGCGACGTCGTCCGTGTCATGGTCGGAGTAGTAGGTGGGCTCGTGGGTGATGATCAGGTTCGCGCCGTGCTGCGCGGCGCGCGTGATGACGTCGGCCGTCGCGAGGAAGGTCGTGACGATCCCGGTCAGGGGCCGCTCCGGGTCGCCGGACTTGAGGGTGTCGGCGGTGTGGGGCAGTGGGGCCAGGGTCGTGGCCCTGAGGATGGTGTCGATGGCGCTCTGGATGGTCTGGGGTGCGGTCATGGGGGCCTCAGGGTGCGGCAATGAGGGCGTGGGCGGCGTCCCGGCTCGCCTTCCAGCCTGGGAAGTGGTGGCAGGCGACGAGGCCGCCGTCGGGCGTGGGCGCAAGGGGGGGCCGCGTGGTACGGCACACCTCCGTGGCGTAGGGGCAGCGCGGCGCGAACGGGCAGCCTGCGCCGCCCACGGCCGGGAGGGTGGAGGCCTGGGCG from Deinococcus sp. AB2017081 encodes the following:
- a CDS encoding tyrosine-type recombinase/integrase encodes the protein MGRYGDDRPAARRDPQPALEARACPGAITGEPTTWSPAVTAPRPDSLRRLFHTLCAQAGVRPMRLHDLRGITATHLAQQGVPMDMVAKILGHASAAATRTFYMEVQIGEVKEAIARPPLLSEPDSKGGAQASAQDEGRGQSPALFAAP
- a CDS encoding NAD-dependent epimerase/dehydratase family protein encodes the protein MTGGNGYLGAWVIDGLLRGGTDVRAVIRTLDSAALLRDALRRRDTDDTGLELVVADVAGGTGLAQAFAGTQEVYHLASPMQHGGTSEQIVDPARDSALYVLRAARDAGSRRVVFTSSFAAVGYSPKPVREYTEDDWTDPATPGLPLYPLSKTMAERAAWDFMAREGGDMELVVLNPTFIAGPPLTAELRSSLHSLTAA
- a CDS encoding IclR family transcriptional regulator, with protein sequence MTQSTRDVPRYLIQSAALTLEVLLVFGRPPYRYTPSEMAQQLDVDRNQAFRCLRTLQHVGFIRLDEDDRFVLTTLVDQLAAASQPQPTLVSAAQSYLDEVSQTTGETVNLFTLDGDQLTCVDHRDGLRPVRLVTEPGRRTPLHAGACPKAVLAFLPAEQQDAVLSALPTMPRFTPHTELDPAALRLELDATRRRGYAISDLDIDEEARGVGSPIFNAAGQAIGAISVGGPATRMSPPRLAELGDLIRGAAQRISRQLGHNRPLSSPLE
- a CDS encoding alpha/beta hydrolase — its product is MTFYTRIDPDSRAALAAVTTLMPDDLWAPDPAVRRAAGEAMLAAMPPAPPHPAVQWIDRMIPGQPGHPDIPVRVYRPSAGSGPHPAVLVIHGGGMWGGSLASEHPQATALCAALEAVVVSVGYRLAPEHPHPAPVTDCYGALCWLAAHAADLGADPQRLAVYGGSAGGGLALGTALRARDHGGPTLALVMALYPMIDPRHDTPSSREFENLGPIWDRGKNIEAWGWYLAGQEADPYAAPVHATSLHGLPPVFIDVGELDLFRDEDIAFAQRLMAAGVPAELHVYPGAFHASEHLAPDAALSRRIVDTRMTALRRALKVQAAPPQELSPEVVS
- a CDS encoding MerR family transcriptional regulator; protein product: MTSILSIQDVSRRCGLSEPTLRYYEEVGLIGPVEREGRSGHRRYHEQDVETLQMLACLRAMGVGIEDMRTYQANRARGHASAGEQRDLLLRHAQRIKAEIVTLGIHMDYLQQKAALWDARERGDDAAEARVQAHIHDLLPRLAPVAR
- a CDS encoding Nif3-like dinuclear metal center hexameric protein, with the translated sequence MTAPQTIQSAIDTILRATTLAPLPHTADTLKSGDPERPLTGIVTTFLATADVITRAAQHGANLIITHEPTYYSDHDTDDVAWLDGDPIYDAKRALVESLGMAIWRFHDYWHLMTPDGIQTGVARQLGWPLDDPSIDTREAIRAWSMTRGQDWNAELAGASSSVATIPATTLSQLAEDVRSGLGAAQIRYVGPAELPVRRVALTVGALPGKMTIATLQRDDVDVVLCGETREWETCEYLRDAAYFGRPKGMLVVGHATSEEGGMAYLAEWLRPQLPGVTITHLPSGDPFQTI